The following proteins come from a genomic window of Nocardioides albertanoniae:
- a CDS encoding GNAT family N-acetyltransferase, with translation MTHSGLSKLLVLPEGFEAPKVLTHGDLRATPLARECLADDVRAINDDRELINATRGGGWPEGPTSEEDDYVDLVWHEGEWKESKSFSYVLSTPDLGYVGCAYLYPLGVRQDLSEELAAYDVDVSWWVTTEAYEQGLYEGVYEALKKWVPAEYPFRRPHFSNVRLPDQA, from the coding sequence ATGACCCACTCAGGCCTGAGCAAGCTGCTGGTCCTACCGGAAGGGTTCGAGGCGCCGAAGGTGCTCACCCACGGCGACCTGCGCGCGACGCCGCTGGCGCGCGAGTGCCTCGCCGATGACGTACGCGCGATCAACGACGACCGCGAGCTGATCAACGCGACGCGGGGCGGCGGCTGGCCGGAGGGACCGACGTCGGAGGAGGACGACTACGTCGACCTCGTCTGGCACGAGGGCGAGTGGAAGGAGAGCAAGTCGTTCTCCTACGTCCTCTCGACGCCCGATCTGGGCTACGTCGGGTGCGCCTATCTCTACCCGCTCGGCGTGCGGCAGGACCTGAGCGAGGAGCTGGCGGCGTACGACGTCGACGTGAGCTGGTGGGTGACCACCGAGGCCTACGAGCAGGGGCTCTACGAGGGGGTCTATGAAGCACTGAAGAAGTGGGTGCCGGCGGAGTATCCGTTCCGCCGGCCCCACTTCTCCAACGTGAGGCTCCCCGATCAGGCGTAG
- a CDS encoding LLM class F420-dependent oxidoreductase — protein MKLGLQLGYWGAQPPNGVAELVAAAEEAGFDAIFSAEAWGSDAFTPLAWWGRETSRVRLGTSIVQMSGRAPTSIAMHALTLDHLSGGRFILGLGVSGPQVVEGWYGQPFAKPLARTREAVSIIRQVLAREAPVTSPGPHYPLPYAGPGSVGLGKPLKPIVHPLRADIPIWIGAEGPKNVAQTAEIADGWIPIFYTPKSAPMYADWLAEGFARPGARRSADDFEIAATCHLQIVSGESEKRAVLDAMKPFAALYMGGMGAKEQNFHNQVFERMGYAELAGQVQALYLTGEKEKATALIPDELVEDLHIIGTESEVREKVAQWEETGVTTLLLSLGSADEVRRIAEVLG, from the coding sequence GTGAAGCTAGGTCTGCAGCTGGGGTACTGGGGCGCGCAGCCGCCGAACGGGGTCGCGGAGCTCGTGGCCGCGGCCGAGGAGGCCGGGTTCGACGCGATCTTCTCCGCCGAGGCCTGGGGGAGCGACGCGTTCACCCCGTTGGCCTGGTGGGGCAGGGAGACCTCTCGCGTACGCCTCGGCACCTCGATCGTGCAGATGTCGGGCCGCGCGCCGACCTCGATCGCCATGCACGCGCTCACCCTCGACCACCTCTCCGGCGGCCGGTTCATCCTGGGCCTCGGCGTGAGCGGACCGCAGGTCGTCGAGGGCTGGTACGGCCAGCCGTTCGCCAAGCCGCTGGCCCGCACCCGCGAGGCCGTCTCGATCATCAGGCAGGTGCTGGCCCGGGAGGCGCCGGTGACCAGCCCCGGCCCCCACTATCCGCTTCCCTATGCCGGTCCGGGGTCGGTCGGCCTCGGGAAGCCGCTCAAGCCGATCGTGCATCCGCTGCGCGCCGACATCCCGATCTGGATCGGCGCCGAAGGCCCCAAGAACGTTGCCCAGACCGCGGAGATCGCCGACGGCTGGATCCCGATCTTCTACACGCCCAAGTCCGCTCCGATGTACGCCGACTGGCTGGCCGAGGGCTTCGCGCGGCCCGGGGCTCGGCGCAGCGCCGACGACTTCGAGATCGCGGCGACCTGTCATCTGCAGATCGTCTCCGGCGAGAGCGAGAAGCGCGCCGTCCTGGATGCGATGAAGCCTTTCGCAGCGCTCTACATGGGCGGCATGGGTGCCAAGGAGCAGAACTTCCACAACCAGGTCTTCGAGAGGATGGGCTACGCCGAGCTCGCCGGCCAGGTGCAGGCTCTCTACCTGACCGGGGAGAAGGAGAAGGCCACCGCGCTCATCCCCGACGAGCTCGTCGAGGACCTCCACATCATCGGCACCGAGAGCGAGGTTCGCGAGAAGGTCGCGCAGTGGGAGGAGACGGGTGTGACCACGCTCCTGCTGAGTCTCGGCTCGGCCGACGAGGTGCGTCGCATCGCCGAGGTGCTCGGATGA
- a CDS encoding PaaI family thioesterase, with amino-acid sequence MSTHYGRPRRMQTPAGFVHDEMTNADIEAREAALVPLTDSVRRLIDALVRTQVAEPELDGVRHRVDALTDELLADALPGPHGVRFGIEGGYRNYGNPVVGRGNAIAPPIDFQREGEAVWADFELGPAYEGPPGLVHGGVSAMVLDQMLGEAASAGGKPGMTGTLNVVYRHGTPLGPLRGEARIESTEGVKSVVRGRLLTRPTDGSEPVLCVEAEGIFILPRWARDEPDGADREHVGDA; translated from the coding sequence ATGTCCACCCACTACGGGCGCCCGCGCCGCATGCAGACGCCGGCAGGCTTCGTCCACGACGAGATGACCAACGCCGACATCGAGGCACGCGAGGCCGCCCTGGTTCCGCTGACCGACTCGGTGCGCCGGCTCATCGACGCGCTCGTGCGCACGCAGGTCGCGGAGCCGGAGCTCGACGGCGTACGCCACCGGGTCGACGCGCTCACCGACGAGCTTCTCGCCGATGCCCTCCCGGGCCCGCACGGGGTGCGGTTCGGCATCGAGGGCGGCTACCGCAACTACGGCAACCCGGTGGTCGGGAGGGGCAACGCGATCGCCCCGCCGATCGACTTCCAGCGCGAGGGTGAAGCGGTCTGGGCCGACTTCGAGCTCGGGCCGGCCTACGAGGGCCCTCCGGGACTGGTCCACGGGGGAGTCTCCGCGATGGTCCTCGACCAGATGCTCGGGGAGGCCGCCTCCGCGGGCGGCAAGCCGGGGATGACCGGCACCCTCAACGTCGTCTACCGGCACGGCACCCCGCTGGGCCCGCTGCGCGGCGAGGCGCGGATCGAGTCGACCGAAGGCGTGAAGTCTGTCGTACGCGGTCGCCTGCTGACCCGGCCGACCGACGGCTCCGAGCCGGTGCTGTGCGTCGAGGCCGAGGGCATCTTCATCCTGCCTCGCTGGGCGCGCGACGAGCCTGACGGCGCCGATCGGGAGCACGTCGGCGACGCCTGA
- a CDS encoding cytochrome P450 → MTALPVDFDPTDPVLNEERVPLQEFLELRKTAPVWWVEQTPEARAGFLDTGFWAVSKHEDILAVSKDSENFGTNENGVIIRFAPDMTREQVELQRAMLIHHDAPDHTKLRQIISRGFTPRAINALKERLVERANNIVDDALAKGEGDFVSEVAAELPLQAIAELLGVPQEDRRKLFDWSNQMLAYDDPEYDADPEAASIEILTYAMTLAAERKADPQDDIISKLINAELEGGALGEDEFGFFVILLAVAGNETTRNAISHGMQAFFDNPDQWELWKKERPDTMVDEVIRWATPVTVFQRTALNDVEVGGQLVKKGQRVGIFYASGNHDEDVYDDPDTFDITREHNPHLAFGGHGAHYCIGANLARMEVRIMFDVIADRMPDLKPNGAARRLRHSWINGIKELPVTYA, encoded by the coding sequence GTGACCGCTCTCCCCGTGGACTTCGATCCGACTGATCCTGTGCTCAACGAAGAGCGCGTGCCGCTTCAGGAGTTCCTCGAGCTGCGCAAGACCGCTCCGGTGTGGTGGGTCGAGCAGACGCCGGAAGCCCGCGCGGGCTTCCTCGACACCGGCTTCTGGGCGGTGAGCAAGCACGAGGACATCCTCGCCGTCTCCAAGGACAGCGAGAACTTCGGCACCAACGAGAACGGCGTGATCATCCGTTTCGCGCCCGACATGACCCGCGAGCAGGTCGAGCTGCAGCGCGCGATGCTCATCCACCACGACGCCCCCGACCACACCAAGCTGCGCCAGATCATCAGCCGCGGCTTCACCCCGCGCGCGATCAACGCGCTCAAGGAGCGCCTGGTCGAGCGAGCCAACAACATCGTCGACGACGCCCTGGCCAAAGGTGAGGGCGACTTCGTCTCCGAGGTCGCCGCCGAGCTTCCGCTGCAGGCGATCGCCGAGCTCCTCGGCGTGCCGCAGGAGGACCGCCGCAAGCTCTTCGACTGGTCCAACCAGATGCTCGCCTACGACGACCCGGAGTACGACGCCGACCCCGAGGCCGCCTCGATCGAGATCCTGACATACGCGATGACGCTGGCCGCCGAGCGCAAGGCCGACCCGCAGGACGACATCATCTCCAAGCTCATCAACGCCGAGCTCGAGGGCGGGGCGCTGGGCGAGGACGAGTTCGGCTTCTTCGTGATCCTGCTGGCCGTCGCCGGCAACGAGACCACCCGCAACGCGATCTCCCACGGTATGCAGGCCTTCTTCGACAACCCCGACCAGTGGGAGCTGTGGAAGAAGGAGCGTCCCGACACGATGGTCGACGAGGTGATCCGCTGGGCCACCCCGGTGACCGTCTTCCAGCGTACGGCCCTCAATGACGTCGAGGTCGGCGGCCAGCTGGTCAAGAAGGGCCAGCGCGTCGGCATCTTCTACGCCTCCGGCAACCACGACGAGGACGTCTACGACGACCCCGACACCTTCGACATCACCCGCGAGCACAACCCCCACCTCGCCTTCGGCGGCCACGGCGCCCACTACTGCATCGGCGCCAACCTGGCCCGGATGGAGGTGCGGATCATGTTCGACGTGATCGCCGACCGGATGCCCGACCTCAAGCCCAACGGCGCCGCGCGCCGGCTGCGCCACTCCTGGATCAACGGCATCAAGGAGCTGCCGGTCACCTACGCCTGA
- a CDS encoding Zn-ribbon domain-containing OB-fold protein: MSRTLQAPVTVAFDYTRSTGPVIGRFLTGLRDATVVGGRLADGRVAVPPPEYDPVSHQAVTEFVDLPDTGTVTSWTWVSEPVAGQPFDRPFAYALVTVDGADTGWLHAVDVASAAEIETGMKVRARWAEQRTGSVNDLVFVPDDGGDSGGATGEPGNEDVDRIITPVSLDYSYAASPEESAFFRGLAEGRILGQRCPQCKKVYVPPRGACPTDGVPTSEEVELAQVGTVTTFCVVNVPFLGQKIKPPYVSAYVLLDGADIALQHLILDIPAEEVRMGMRVEAVWRPRDEWGTSIENISHFAPADEPDADFDSYKHHL; encoded by the coding sequence ATGAGCCGCACCCTGCAGGCACCCGTGACGGTCGCCTTCGACTACACCAGGTCGACCGGTCCGGTGATCGGCCGCTTCCTCACCGGGCTGCGCGACGCCACCGTCGTGGGCGGACGTCTCGCCGACGGCCGGGTCGCCGTGCCCCCGCCCGAGTACGACCCCGTCTCCCACCAGGCGGTGACCGAGTTCGTCGACCTGCCCGACACCGGCACGGTGACGTCGTGGACCTGGGTCAGCGAGCCGGTCGCCGGCCAGCCGTTCGACCGCCCGTTCGCGTACGCCCTGGTCACCGTCGACGGTGCCGACACCGGGTGGCTGCACGCGGTCGACGTGGCCTCGGCGGCCGAGATCGAGACCGGGATGAAGGTGCGCGCCCGCTGGGCGGAGCAGCGCACCGGGTCGGTCAACGACCTGGTCTTCGTGCCCGACGACGGCGGAGACAGCGGCGGCGCCACCGGCGAGCCCGGGAACGAGGACGTCGACCGGATCATCACCCCGGTCAGCCTCGACTACAGCTACGCGGCCTCCCCCGAGGAGTCGGCGTTCTTCCGCGGCCTCGCCGAGGGCCGGATCCTCGGCCAGCGCTGTCCGCAGTGCAAGAAGGTCTACGTGCCACCGCGCGGCGCCTGCCCCACCGACGGCGTGCCGACCTCCGAGGAGGTCGAGCTCGCCCAGGTGGGCACGGTGACCACCTTCTGCGTCGTCAACGTCCCCTTCCTCGGGCAGAAGATCAAGCCGCCCTACGTCTCGGCGTACGTCCTCCTCGACGGCGCCGACATCGCGCTGCAGCACCTGATCCTCGACATCCCGGCCGAGGAGGTCCGGATGGGGATGCGGGTCGAGGCCGTCTGGCGCCCGCGCGATGAGTGGGGCACGAGCATCGAGAACATCAGCCACTTCGCGCCGGCCGACGAGCCGGACGCGGACTTCGACAGCTACAAGCACCACCTGTGA
- the fadD8 gene encoding fatty-acid--CoA ligase FadD8 yields MESRRIGPHNGHLMVSALARHKHRPIIHLGEVTLTGGEVAARISQYVQAFEALGVGTGTASALLALNRPEVLFILGAGQTQGFQRTALHPLGSAEDQAYVINDAGITGIIIDPHFADRAVELLELCPGLKQVLTIGPVPAQLADVGVDLVAAAATYPVEPLEARLLPPDHVTSITYTGGTTGKPKGVIGQAGSFATMTQVQLSEWEWPEDPRFLMCTPLSHAGAAFFVPVVIKGGTLFVLPKFDPAAVLETIERERISSLMVVPSMLYALLDHPDSRTRDLSSLETVYYGASSINPVRLAEAIERFGPIFAQYYGQSEAPMAITYFAKGDHVNPDGTPATHRLTSCGRPAALVRTALLDADGAPVTPGEPGEICVAGPLVSGGYWQKPEETAETFTDGWMHTGDVAREDEDGFWYIVDRTKDMIVTGGFNVFPREVEDVVATHPAIAQVAVIGTPHEKFGEAVTAVVVPRPDAALSDEVVAEIQALVKEKKGSVHTPKQVVEVDAIPMTALGKPDKKALRARFA; encoded by the coding sequence ATGGAATCACGCCGTATCGGTCCCCACAACGGTCATCTGATGGTCTCGGCGCTGGCGCGCCACAAGCACCGTCCGATCATCCATCTCGGAGAGGTCACGCTGACCGGGGGAGAGGTGGCGGCTCGGATCAGCCAGTACGTGCAGGCGTTCGAGGCGCTCGGTGTCGGCACCGGCACGGCGTCGGCGCTGCTCGCGCTCAACCGGCCCGAGGTGCTCTTCATCCTCGGCGCCGGGCAGACCCAGGGCTTCCAGCGCACGGCGCTGCACCCGCTGGGCAGCGCCGAGGACCAGGCGTACGTCATCAACGACGCGGGCATCACCGGCATCATCATCGACCCCCACTTCGCCGACCGCGCCGTCGAGCTCCTCGAGCTGTGCCCGGGCCTGAAGCAGGTGCTCACCATCGGTCCGGTGCCAGCGCAGCTCGCCGACGTCGGTGTCGACCTGGTCGCCGCCGCGGCGACATACCCGGTCGAGCCCCTCGAGGCGCGGCTGCTCCCGCCCGACCATGTCACCTCGATCACCTACACAGGCGGCACGACCGGCAAGCCCAAGGGTGTGATCGGCCAGGCCGGCTCGTTCGCGACCATGACCCAGGTGCAGCTCTCGGAGTGGGAGTGGCCCGAGGACCCGCGGTTCCTGATGTGCACCCCGCTCTCGCACGCCGGCGCCGCCTTCTTCGTACCCGTCGTGATCAAGGGCGGCACCCTCTTCGTGCTTCCGAAGTTCGACCCTGCAGCCGTCTTGGAGACCATCGAGCGCGAGCGGATCTCCTCGCTGATGGTGGTGCCCTCGATGCTCTACGCGCTGCTGGACCACCCCGACTCCCGCACCCGCGACCTCTCCTCGCTGGAGACGGTCTACTACGGAGCCTCCTCGATCAACCCGGTGCGCCTGGCCGAGGCGATCGAACGGTTCGGGCCGATCTTCGCGCAGTACTACGGCCAGTCGGAGGCGCCGATGGCGATCACCTACTTCGCCAAGGGCGACCACGTGAACCCCGACGGCACCCCGGCCACCCACCGACTCACCTCCTGCGGCCGCCCGGCCGCCCTGGTGCGTACGGCACTGCTCGACGCCGACGGCGCCCCGGTGACCCCCGGCGAGCCCGGCGAGATCTGCGTGGCCGGGCCGCTGGTCTCCGGTGGCTACTGGCAGAAGCCGGAGGAGACCGCCGAGACCTTCACGGACGGTTGGATGCACACCGGCGACGTCGCCCGCGAGGACGAGGACGGCTTCTGGTACATCGTCGACCGCACCAAGGACATGATCGTCACCGGCGGCTTCAACGTCTTCCCGCGCGAGGTCGAGGACGTCGTCGCGACCCATCCCGCGATCGCCCAGGTCGCCGTCATCGGCACCCCGCACGAGAAGTTCGGCGAGGCCGTCACCGCCGTCGTCGTGCCGCGCCCCGACGCAGCCCTCTCCGACGAGGTCGTCGCCGAGATCCAGGCCCTGGTCAAGGAGAAGAAGGGCTCCGTGCACACACCGAAGCAGGTCGTCGAGGTCGACGCGATCCCGATGACGGCCCTCGGCAAGCCTGACAAGAAGGCCCTGCGCGCCCGCTTCGCCTGA
- a CDS encoding thiolase domain-containing protein, with the protein MGKTPAAVIGIGQTHHRAKREDLSMAGLCREAMDRALEDAGLTLDEVDAIVIGKAPDLFEGVMMPELYLAEALGAAGKPLLRVHTAGSVGGSTAIVASSLVQAGVHKRVLTVAFEKQSESNAMWALSVPVPFVMPVHAGAGGYFAPHVRSYIRRANAPSHIGAIVAAKDRTNALKNPYAHLHNEGTTVESVLASQMLWDPIHYDETCPSSDGACAMVIAAEDVAKTYDSPAWIHGTVMRSEPTSAAERDQVNPQAGRDAAAALWKATGITDPAREIDCAEIYVPFAWFEPMWIENLGFAPEGAGWKLTEAGETAIGGSLPINMSGGVLSSNPIGASGMLRFAEAALQVRGRAGEHQVDGAHRALGHAYGGGSQFFSMWVVGSQPPSN; encoded by the coding sequence ATGGGCAAGACCCCAGCCGCCGTGATCGGGATCGGCCAGACCCACCACCGCGCCAAGCGTGAGGACCTCTCGATGGCCGGGCTGTGCCGTGAGGCCATGGACCGCGCCCTCGAGGACGCTGGACTGACCCTCGACGAGGTCGACGCCATCGTCATCGGCAAGGCACCTGACCTGTTCGAGGGCGTCATGATGCCCGAGCTCTATCTCGCCGAGGCGCTCGGAGCGGCCGGCAAGCCGCTGCTCCGTGTGCACACGGCCGGATCGGTCGGCGGCTCGACCGCCATCGTGGCCTCCTCGCTGGTGCAGGCCGGCGTCCACAAGCGCGTCCTCACCGTCGCCTTCGAGAAGCAGTCGGAGTCGAACGCGATGTGGGCGCTCTCTGTGCCGGTGCCGTTCGTGATGCCGGTCCACGCCGGCGCGGGCGGCTACTTCGCCCCGCACGTACGCTCCTACATCCGCCGCGCGAACGCCCCTTCGCACATCGGCGCCATCGTCGCGGCCAAGGACCGCACCAACGCGCTCAAGAACCCCTACGCCCACCTGCACAACGAGGGCACCACGGTCGAGTCGGTGCTGGCCTCGCAGATGCTCTGGGACCCCATCCACTATGACGAGACCTGCCCGTCCTCCGACGGCGCCTGCGCGATGGTCATCGCCGCCGAGGACGTCGCCAAGACCTACGACTCCCCCGCCTGGATCCACGGCACCGTGATGCGCTCGGAGCCCACCAGCGCCGCCGAGCGCGACCAGGTCAACCCGCAGGCCGGGCGTGACGCCGCGGCCGCACTGTGGAAGGCCACCGGCATCACCGACCCCGCGCGCGAGATCGACTGCGCCGAGATCTACGTGCCGTTCGCGTGGTTCGAGCCGATGTGGATCGAGAACCTCGGCTTCGCGCCCGAGGGCGCGGGCTGGAAGCTCACCGAGGCCGGGGAGACCGCGATCGGCGGCAGCCTGCCGATCAACATGAGCGGTGGCGTGCTCTCCTCCAACCCCATCGGCGCCTCCGGCATGCTCCGCTTCGCCGAGGCCGCCCTCCAGGTCCGCGGCCGCGCCGGCGAGCACCAGGTCGACGGCGCCCACCGCGCGCTCGGCCACGCCTACGGCGGCGGGTCGCAGTTCTTCTCGATGTGGGTCGTGGGATCGCAGCCGCCCTCGAACTGA
- a CDS encoding SDR family oxidoreductase produces MGTYVVTGSASGMGAAVVDRLRAAHHRVITVDIDDADVVADLSTAAGRRGAVEKVLAAADGRLDGAVLAAGLGPAPGRDRPSLITQVNYFGVVELLEGWRDALAATGAAKVVVFASNSATTMPMIPGRAVTALLDGDAERALKAYRLFGKNAPTMAYGASKVALSRWVRRRAVDPSWVDAGIRLNAIAPGAVMTPLLERQLATPGEARAIRSFPVPAGGFGDPGLLADWVIHMLSPAADFMVGSVVVVDGGTDAWFRADDWPRPVPARRLRGYLRRMREFRAVRA; encoded by the coding sequence GTGGGAACGTACGTCGTCACCGGCTCGGCCTCCGGGATGGGCGCCGCGGTCGTCGATCGGCTGCGCGCCGCGCACCACCGCGTCATCACCGTCGACATCGACGACGCTGACGTCGTCGCCGATCTCTCGACCGCGGCGGGTCGACGCGGCGCCGTGGAGAAGGTGCTCGCCGCCGCGGATGGCCGGCTCGACGGCGCGGTGCTCGCCGCCGGTCTCGGACCGGCACCCGGCCGAGACCGACCGTCGCTGATCACCCAGGTCAACTACTTCGGCGTCGTCGAGCTGCTGGAGGGCTGGCGCGACGCGCTCGCCGCGACGGGCGCCGCCAAGGTCGTGGTGTTCGCCAGCAACTCGGCCACGACGATGCCGATGATCCCGGGCCGTGCCGTCACCGCCCTGCTCGACGGCGACGCGGAGCGCGCTCTGAAGGCCTACCGGCTCTTCGGGAAGAACGCTCCGACGATGGCCTACGGCGCCTCCAAGGTCGCGCTCTCGCGCTGGGTGCGGCGCCGGGCCGTCGACCCGTCATGGGTCGACGCGGGGATCCGGCTCAACGCGATCGCGCCGGGCGCTGTCATGACGCCGCTGCTGGAGAGGCAGCTGGCCACGCCGGGGGAGGCACGGGCGATCAGGTCGTTCCCGGTGCCGGCCGGTGGCTTCGGCGACCCGGGACTGCTGGCCGACTGGGTCATCCACATGCTGAGTCCGGCTGCCGACTTCATGGTGGGCAGCGTCGTCGTGGTCGACGGCGGCACCGACGCGTGGTTCCGGGCCGACGACTGGCCACGGCCGGTGCCCGCCCGACGGCTGCGGGGATATCTGCGCCGGATGCGTGAGTTCAGGGCGGTGCGCGCATGA
- a CDS encoding thiolase domain-containing protein, with protein MRETAVVGFAQRQMKDFDGSPSMAELLVPILAECYEQTGWAKKDIGFWCSGSSDYLAGRSFSFVSAIDAIGVLPPVNESHVEMDAAWALYEAWLKIQTGEVDTALVFGFGKASAGVLRRTLALQLDPYTMTPLWPDTVSLAALQARAGLDAGLWDEAALAEVVNRSLTDAEKNEYAVRAGGSSVEELLARPMFADPLRKHDCAPVTDGAAAIVLAAGDRAREANQRPAWISGIAHSSDGLHLGTRDLTSSGSAERAVAAAGGTAGVQVAELHAPFSHQELVLRSALGLGNDVRISPSGGALAANPMFSAGAIRIGEAAKQIWDGSADKVLGHATSGPALQQNLVCVMEGRN; from the coding sequence ATGAGAGAGACAGCCGTCGTCGGGTTCGCCCAGCGACAGATGAAGGACTTCGACGGGTCACCGAGCATGGCCGAGCTGCTCGTACCGATCCTGGCCGAGTGCTACGAGCAGACCGGATGGGCGAAGAAGGACATCGGGTTCTGGTGCTCCGGCTCCTCCGACTACCTGGCCGGCCGGTCGTTCTCGTTCGTGAGCGCGATCGATGCGATCGGGGTGCTGCCGCCGGTCAACGAGTCGCACGTCGAGATGGACGCCGCCTGGGCGCTCTACGAGGCGTGGCTCAAGATCCAGACCGGCGAGGTCGACACCGCGCTGGTCTTCGGCTTCGGGAAGGCGTCGGCCGGCGTGCTGCGCCGCACCCTGGCGCTGCAGCTCGACCCCTACACGATGACTCCCCTGTGGCCCGACACGGTCTCGCTGGCTGCGCTCCAGGCGCGCGCCGGGCTCGACGCCGGGCTCTGGGACGAGGCCGCGCTGGCCGAGGTGGTCAACCGCTCCCTGACGGATGCGGAGAAGAACGAGTACGCCGTGCGTGCCGGTGGCTCCTCGGTCGAGGAGCTGCTCGCCCGGCCGATGTTCGCCGACCCGCTGCGCAAGCACGACTGCGCGCCGGTCACCGACGGCGCGGCCGCGATCGTGCTTGCCGCAGGCGACCGGGCGCGCGAGGCCAACCAGCGCCCGGCCTGGATCTCCGGGATCGCGCACAGCTCCGACGGGCTCCACCTCGGCACCCGCGACCTGACGAGCTCTGGTTCGGCCGAGCGTGCCGTCGCCGCCGCGGGCGGCACCGCCGGCGTCCAGGTGGCGGAGCTGCACGCCCCCTTCAGCCACCAGGAGCTGGTCCTGCGCTCCGCGCTCGGGCTGGGCAACGACGTGCGGATCAGTCCCTCGGGTGGGGCGCTGGCCGCCAACCCGATGTTCAGCGCCGGTGCGATCCGGATCGGTGAGGCCGCCAAGCAGATCTGGGACGGCTCCGCCGACAAGGTGCTCGGTCACGCGACCAGCGGGCCCGCACTGCAGCAGAACCTCGTGTGCGTGATGGAAGGACGAAACTGA
- a CDS encoding NADH:flavin oxidoreductase, whose product MSGPTPDPLAPARLGPLTLRNRVIKAATFEGASPGALVSDRLIDYHLAVAEGGVGMTTVAYLAVSPEGRTHADCIYWRPEVLPGLRRLTEEIHKTGAKVSAQIGHAGPVANAKSNGVPSLAPTRSFNALGMAFNRAATAEDLDRVVDQHADAARMALESGFDAIEVHLGHNYLPSSFLSPRLNQRTDELGGSLANRASFPRRILEAVRGAVGSQVAVLAKMNMRDGYRGGFDMPESVELARTLESDGHLDALELTGGSSFMNPMYLFRGDAPYREMAAGMPLHPVIKMGMRMVGKGFFKNYPYKPLYFLDNAREFRRALSMPLVLLGGVTDLDGMSTAMEEGFDYVAMARALLREPDLVNRIQVDRTATSRCIHCNLCMSTIYSGTHCHLDTDHVYGEAHPILTPGT is encoded by the coding sequence ATGAGCGGCCCGACACCCGACCCGCTCGCCCCGGCGAGGTTGGGGCCGCTGACGCTGCGCAACCGGGTGATCAAGGCGGCGACCTTCGAGGGGGCCTCGCCCGGCGCGCTGGTCTCCGACCGGCTGATCGACTACCACCTCGCCGTCGCCGAGGGTGGTGTCGGAATGACGACGGTCGCCTATCTCGCGGTCTCCCCGGAGGGGCGTACGCATGCCGACTGCATCTACTGGCGACCCGAGGTGCTGCCTGGTCTGCGCCGGCTGACCGAGGAGATCCACAAGACCGGCGCCAAGGTCTCCGCTCAGATCGGCCACGCCGGACCGGTGGCCAACGCGAAGTCCAACGGGGTGCCGTCGCTGGCGCCGACGCGGTCGTTCAACGCGCTGGGGATGGCGTTCAACCGGGCCGCCACCGCCGAGGACCTCGACCGGGTCGTCGATCAGCACGCCGATGCCGCCAGGATGGCGCTGGAGTCGGGCTTCGACGCGATCGAGGTGCACCTGGGTCACAACTACCTGCCCAGCTCGTTCCTCAGCCCGCGGCTGAACCAGCGCACCGACGAGCTCGGTGGCTCGCTGGCCAACCGGGCCTCGTTCCCGCGTCGGATCCTCGAGGCCGTACGAGGGGCGGTCGGGAGCCAGGTCGCGGTGCTCGCGAAGATGAACATGCGCGACGGCTACCGCGGCGGCTTCGACATGCCCGAGTCGGTGGAGCTCGCGCGCACGCTGGAGTCCGACGGCCATCTCGACGCGCTCGAGCTCACCGGCGGCTCCTCGTTCATGAACCCGATGTATCTCTTCCGCGGCGACGCGCCCTACCGGGAGATGGCCGCCGGCATGCCTCTGCACCCGGTGATCAAGATGGGCATGCGGATGGTGGGGAAGGGCTTCTTCAAGAACTACCCCTACAAGCCGCTCTACTTCCTCGACAACGCCCGGGAGTTCCGCCGTGCGCTGTCGATGCCGCTCGTGCTCCTCGGTGGCGTCACCGACCTGGACGGGATGAGCACCGCGATGGAGGAGGGGTTCGACTACGTCGCGATGGCCCGTGCCCTGCTGCGTGAGCCCGATCTGGTCAACCGGATCCAGGTGGACCGTACGGCCACCTCGCGGTGCATCCACTGCAACCTGTGCATGTCGACGATCTACTCGGGGACCCACTGCCACCTCGACACCGACCACGTCTACGGTGAGGCTCACCCGATCCTGACTCCCGGAACCTGA